AGAATTCCTGGAAATCGGATTATTTCTCGATGGTGGGCTCAAGCAACAAACCGAATTCGATATGCAGGCACTGATGGCGGCGACGGGGCGAACCTTGACTGAAGCCGAACAACGCCAGTTTATGGAAGTTCAATATCAGGCAAACCGCTGGACCTATCTTGGCACTGGAATGACCCATCCGAAGTTTCTCGGGACACTGGGACAGATAAGCCCGGCAGCCCGGCAGCGGGTAGAGAGCATTTCGCTGGCCTTTTGTTAAGAACCCTCGGGCTGAAGAAAACGGGTGAGCAAAACAAATCTCAACCCCGGAGTCTTCAGCCCGAGGGTTTTTCATTCTTCCTGTGCCTGCAATCTGGCGGTCATGGCATTGATTCGGGCGGTTTCTTCTTCAATCTTGCGTGCCACGCCCGTGCGTCCATCATATTTGATAAATCTCGGTAACAGCACGGCCAGAGCCACGGATCCAGCCACGCAAAGAACTCCACCGGAAACCACAGAAGTTCGCAGACTAAAGAGACTTGCGACGAGACCTGCCTCAGCATTGCCCAGATATGGGCCACTCAAATAACTCACCATTTCAATGCCCGCCATTCGTCCGCGCAGATAATCTGGAATGGTCTGATTCCAAATAGTCATCCGGAAGATTCCGCTCACATTGTCGGCGGCCCCGGCAAGTGCCAGGAAGACAAGCGCCAGCCAGAGACTGTTGGAAAGCCCAAACCCGATGATGGCCAGCCCCCAAACCGAAGCCGCAATCGTGACCGCCAGCCCGTGGCGATGAACACGTTCCGCCCAGCCCGAAGTTAAGGCCGCGATAAGTGCTCCAACCGATGGTGCGGCGTAAAACAATCCCACCGAAGCATTTCCAAACTGCTGCGCAATCGCGGGAAACAAGGCGAAGGGCATGCCGAAAAACATCGCGTTGATGTCAATCAGATAGGTGCCGAGTAATTCCTGCCGGCTGCGGGCATATTTGATGCCTTCAATAATTGAGCCCACACTCGGACGGTCAGCATCAGCCGGGGCCGGAACGGGTCGCATCAGAATCACCGTGGTCAGTGAAACCAGGTACGTCGCTCCGTCAATGGCAAAAGCGACAGCGGGTCCAAAGCTGGCGGCAATGATTCCGGCCAGTGCCGGGCCCGCAATATGGCCGAAGTTGTATTTCAACGTGTTGAGGACGGAAACAGCGGGCAGATGCTCGGGTGAGACGACGCGAGGCGTCAGCGCTTCGTGAGCTGGCCGATGGAGCGCGCTCAGACTGGCAAAAAAAGCGGCGGCCACATACAGCACCCACAGGCGCGGTTGGGGAAGTAAGGCGTTATAGACCAGCACCCCACACCCTGCTGCCAGCCCGATTTCAGTTAAAATCAGTACTTTCTGGCGGTTCAGCGCATCAGCCAGTGCGCCACCAACCAGTGCCAGGCTGAGCATCGGGACAAATTCGGCCACGCCGAGCATTCCCACGGCAAATGACGAATCAGTCAATTGATACACTTGTAATGGAAGCACCACGTAACTGATGGCGGTTCCAAACGTTGAAATAAATTGCCCGGTGTAAAGCAGCCGATACTCGCGAGAGACTTTCAATGGCGTAACATCAATTGCCAGTGCGCCAATGACCCGGTTCAAAAAAAGCCAGAGGGAAGAAGGTGAACTCATATCTTCTCAGGTTCAGGACTCAAGATTGTTGGAAAGTGTTTCCGCCTTCAGCCCTTTCAAATTTACAGGCTGAACTGCCGCAAGTGATGGTCTACGTGAAGGTATCCCCACCGCAGCCACTCCCAATCGCTCATTTCATTAAATATCGGGTGACGTCCCCAGGCAAAATCGCGATTGGGTCGGTGGATGCGTTCAATGATGGCCACGAGTTCGGCCATATCGCGGGTGAATTCAACCGGAGGTGTTCCCTGTTTCTCCTGGTCCATTTCCGGCATGGTCGGAACACCATGCGGCCAGGGAATCGGCGTGTACAGCGCCAGCCCCTTGATGAACGTGCGGTGAAAGATATTTCCAATCACCTTGAGTCGAACTTCCCCCAGTGCCAGTTTGAACGAGTCATTCAAGTGACAGAGCATCTGATGCGGGGTCATCCGTCCCCATCGCCGCTGGCTATCGTGCCTGAGCGACTGCACACGGCGAATGAGTTCCTGTTTTACTGATTCATCAGCAAGTGTTTTCATAGTCAGTCAAAAAAGCCCAGGAACTGGGCGACATAATTAAAGCCTCGGGTGGAGCGTAGCGGAATCCGTGGAAAGTGGAAAGAGTGGAGCGTAGCGCGTAGCGGGATCCGTAAAATGTAAAATCAATGACAGCCACGGACTCCACTCGCTGACGCTCGTTTCGCCCGAGGCTTTAAAATATGTCGCCCACTTCGTGGACTCAGAACCGGTTTGGGCCCAAAGAACGCAACCCTCAGCCCGTTTTCTTCAGCCCGAAATGGCTTCACGCGCAACGTCTTCCCACACCGGACGCGGGAGCGCATGCACGCCAGGAGCAAATTTTTGGGCGTCTTCAGTACAGATAAATCGGATGCCCGCCACCATCGTGGCCAGCGTCAAGTCAAACGCATTGAGCGAATCACCCTGTCCAGCAGTCAAATTCGCCATCGAACCACCCGCGAACAGATAAATGATTCGGTCACCAATCGGGACTTCGTCAACAAATGGGATGACCTCCGTGCGTGGCTTTAACGCCGTGACCTCAATTTCATCGGCGGTGTGTCCGACGTTGAGCAGGAAGCAGCCATTTTTTAAGCAGGCAAAGTGGTTTGCATTCAGCACGTTGCGGACACCCGTCGCCGTCACGATAATGTCGGCCCGTGGGGCGAGGTCTTCGAGCGTTCCAATTTCAAATCCAGCGTAGCCCGCTTCAAGACATCGTGCCGGGTCGCGGTCGGCAATACTGACCATTCCTCCAAGCGCCCGCGCCGTTGCCGCAACCCCTTGACCAACCAGCCCATACCCGACGACCAGCACTCGCTTGAGGTGCAAACTGAGCCGGGTTCGCTCGGTAAAAGTGTGCCAGGTCGTGATTCCGACCAGATGACGGTTGTGGAGCCCTTCTTTGATCGGCAAATCATCCCAGTTGAAAATTGGAAAGGTGAGCGGCTTCCCTCCGGCCTGGAGCTTTGCCAGACGCGAAATCCCGGAACCGGTGGCTTCAAGACCGGCTTTAACCTGGGTGTGGAGCCCGCGTTCGATGATGGCGCCGCTTAAATCGGCCCCCATTTCACAAATGTGGGTTGGATTCCAGGCCAGCACCTGTTCAATGGCTTCGGCCTGATCCAGCGAACTCATACCATTCCAGGCATACGTCCTGGCGCCACGCGACTTCAGGTATTCCACAACATGATCGCGCACGGTGGTCGAGTTGCAGGTTGTCAGGAAAACCGCTCCGTTGCGATTCAGCACGGCTTCAATGGCCAGAATGGTTTTTAAATCGAGATGGGCTGAAACCGCGAGCCGGATTGAAGACAAGTCCGGCAATTGCGCGGCCTGCGCCTGGGTCAGCGTCATATGCCGACGCGCCCAGGCCAGGTCGCGTTCGAATTCCTGACCGGAGAAAGTTGAGAAATGAGTCATAGGGTTTGGGGTTTGGGGTTCGGGGTTCGGGGTTCGGGGTTCAGGGTTTGGTTTTTAGGCCCGAAGGGTCGTCGTGCAATAGCCGTGGTGCGAAGCCCACGGTCTCGACCAGTGTGAAATCCAGGGATGGCATCATAATTCATGGGTTATACCATTTTGAAATGAATACCTCGTCTTGGGAAACAGTCAGGTAATTCAGTCAAATGAGCTTAGCGAACTACTGCTGACTACTGACTGGTATTCGCTCGTCTTTTCAGTTCTTCGAGTACCTGAAACAGATCGCTTCCCTGTAGGTTTTCACGAAACCCAGTCACCCGGATCAAATTGGCTAAATTGCAGCGGGCGGTTGCCGGGTCGTCGTCCACAATGACCAGTTGATCCATTGGATGGCCGAGACTTCGAAGGTCTTTGACTGGCCCGCTGCCAAAGGTGTCATCTTCAACCACCATAACACAATGGTCACGGTGACGGATAAAGGCAACTTTCTCCAGGTCAAAGAGGCGTGCGGTCAAAGCCTGAACATAATCTTCTTTCGCACTCGACCAGACTCCGACCTGAAATCGTTCCTGA
This region of Acidobacteriota bacterium genomic DNA includes:
- a CDS encoding MFS transporter — its product is MSSPSSLWLFLNRVIGALAIDVTPLKVSREYRLLYTGQFISTFGTAISYVVLPLQVYQLTDSSFAVGMLGVAEFVPMLSLALVGGALADALNRQKVLILTEIGLAAGCGVLVYNALLPQPRLWVLYVAAAFFASLSALHRPAHEALTPRVVSPEHLPAVSVLNTLKYNFGHIAGPALAGIIAASFGPAVAFAIDGATYLVSLTTVILMRPVPAPADADRPSVGSIIEGIKYARSRQELLGTYLIDINAMFFGMPFALFPAIAQQFGNASVGLFYAAPSVGALIAALTSGWAERVHRHGLAVTIAASVWGLAIIGFGLSNSLWLALVFLALAGAADNVSGIFRMTIWNQTIPDYLRGRMAGIEMVSYLSGPYLGNAEAGLVASLFSLRTSVVSGGVLCVAGSVALAVLLPRFIKYDGRTGVARKIEEETARINAMTARLQAQEE
- a CDS encoding adenosylhomocysteinase, which encodes MTHFSTFSGQEFERDLAWARRHMTLTQAQAAQLPDLSSIRLAVSAHLDLKTILAIEAVLNRNGAVFLTTCNSTTVRDHVVEYLKSRGARTYAWNGMSSLDQAEAIEQVLAWNPTHICEMGADLSGAIIERGLHTQVKAGLEATGSGISRLAKLQAGGKPLTFPIFNWDDLPIKEGLHNRHLVGITTWHTFTERTRLSLHLKRVLVVGYGLVGQGVAATARALGGMVSIADRDPARCLEAGYAGFEIGTLEDLAPRADIIVTATGVRNVLNANHFACLKNGCFLLNVGHTADEIEVTALKPRTEVIPFVDEVPIGDRIIYLFAGGSMANLTAGQGDSLNAFDLTLATMVAGIRFICTEDAQKFAPGVHALPRPVWEDVAREAISG
- a CDS encoding HAD family hydrolase is translated as MVSLSPNNLLVIFDLDETLVFTRMVRLYSIYNDPGDFRIDLGDVAFDVFVRPGARKLIQYCQERFQVGVWSSAKEDYVQALTARLFDLEKVAFIRHRDHCVMVVEDDTFGSGPVKDLRSLGHPMDQLVIVDDDPATARCNLANLIRVTGFRENLQGSDLFQVLEELKRRANTSQ